The nucleotide window GATCGATTGTCCGCTGGTTCGGGTTAACGGTCTGATCACCGGCATCAATGAAGAAGCGACCACTGCGGAAATTCAGACAGCACTGCTTCAGGTTAACCAAAAACTGAACGATCAGTAGCGATCGTTAGGGAGGGAAAAATGCAGATCATTAATTCAGTCATCCAATTTATCATGGACTTAGGCGGAGCGATTTTCCTGCCGTTTATGATTACCATTCTAGGGTTATTCTTCAAGATCAAATTCTTTGATTCATTCCGCAATGGTTTGCGGATTGGAGCTGGATTTTTAGGAATTACTGTGATTTTGGAGATGTTATGCAACAGTTTAAATCCGGCGGTGGAGTTCTATGCGGGCATGGGCAGCGGTTTTACGGTCATTGATATTGGCTGGGAAGGCATTGCTGCTATTGCTTGGTCTACACCGTTTGCTTTGATCATCGTACCCATTTGTCTTGTTCTGAATTATTTCCTGATTCGTATTCGCTTTACGAAAACAATGGATGTGGACATCTGGAATTATTTCCATGTGATTCTGGGGGCGGCAATGGCGTACTACATTGCTCAGCTAGGTGGAATGAGCGCTGCGGTTTCGATTGGACTGGCGATGTTGGTCGCGATTGGCACATTCGTCGCAATCCTGAAAATGGCCGACTGGATCGCGCCGCACTGGCAGAAACATTATAATTTGCCAGGTACAACCTGCTGTAATAATGATGCTTTTCAAATTTGGGCCATTGATTATGCAGTTTGCTGGATTCTGGATAAGATTCCGGGAATTAACAAAATTAACCTGGATGCTAAATGGTTCAGCGATAAGTTTGGTTCCTTAGGTGAAACCTCAGTTTTAACCTTCTTTGTCGGAATCCTCATTTCCCTGATTACTCGTCAGGATTTATCCACAATGTTAACGATGAGCGTAACTTTGTCCGCTGCCATTGTTATTCTGCCGCGGATGGTCAGTCTGCTGATGGAAGGTCTGAATCCGATCTCCACGGCAGCCCGTAAAATGTTCAAGCAGAAGCTGGGAGCTGAATACGATATTTACATTGGAATGGACGAAGCTCTCTGCTTGGGGGATGAAAGCGGAATTCAATGCGCTGCCATCATGATTCCGATTGGTTTGGCAGTTGCCTTTCTGCCAGGTGTGAATTTCTTCCCCATCGCCAGTCTGGGATCCATGGTCTATACGACTTGTATGTGTTCACTCTTTGCACGCGGGGATATCTTCAAAACCGTGATTGCTTCTACGGTAAACTGTATTTATTCTTATCAAATCCTAAGCTGGATGGCACCGTTGGTAACAAAGCTGGCTGTCAATACAGGCTATATCTCGAATGCTGCCACATTAGTAACGGGCTCCAGCGTTGAAGAATTTCATAGTGTGATTTTGGCCTTGATCAGCAAGCTCCTGGGGATTTGGTAAAAGGAAGAATTTTGAGAATTAGTAATTAAACGGCTTTTTAAGAATTAGAGGGATAACGATGAAAACCTATTATGTCAGAGAAAGTGTTAGAAAAATTTACTTAGGCGTCGGAGTGGGGAGTGTAATGTTATTATCATTATTACTGATCCTGCATCCAACCCTGTTTCATTCAGTGGTTCTGAATCTGTGGTTTTACGGAATAGCGATTGGGATGAGTGGACTGCATCTGTTTCGAGCTAAGACTTGTAAGCTTCGCATTGAGGATGAGGAACTCTATTTCTACAATGGGCTGTTAGATACCAAGCACATCCCACTTAATAAAATCCTCAGAATCGAATACAATCCGGAGATCCGCATTCGCATCTACATGCAGCGCAAAGATACCGTATATCGAATTCCCAACGTCTTTAGCCGTGAAGATACGGAAGAAATTTTCCGGACCCTCAGGAAAAAGCGGAAGCAGATTCTTATTGAGCGTATTGAGAAGCCAGGGAAGTCTATTCAAATTTCAGAAAATTGTGAGCGTGTAAAATGAGTCAGATATTTGTAATTGAGGGAACTGCTGAAACATGGCAGGAAGCATTGCGGCAGACAGCCCAGAAGCTATTGGAAATGAATTGTGTCAAACCTGATTTTTATGCCAGCTGTGCTGCCCGGGAAGAAAGTTTCCCGACGGGACTGACGGCATCCTGTCCGATCGCAATCCCGCATACAAGCAAGGAATATGTGCTGCAGCAGGCTGTCTGTGTTTTGCGGTTAGAGCATCCAGTAAAATTTCGCAGTATGGAAAATGTAGATCTGCAGGTTGAGGTTCGGTATGTCATGAACTTAGCGCTTCAGGATGATCAGGAACATATTCGCATTGTTTCGCAGATCATCCGCAATCTTAAAGATAAACATTTTATTGGAGCCATGGATGCTCTGGATGCGGAGTCTTTAAGTCAGTTTTTAAATGTAAAATTTCTAAAGGAAGGGAATGAAAAAGAATGGGAATAAAAGAAGTGTTCAAAACGACAAAACCAGTCATTGGCATGATGCATTTAATGGCTCTGCCTACCGATCCGAAATATGATCCGCAGGGAGGAATACAGAAAGTGTTGAATCGGGCACGGACTGATTTGCAGGCTTTGCAGGAAGGCGGAATTGATGCAATTCTGTTCTGCAATGAATATTCGATTCCCTATTTAAGCGACGTTCATCCGGTAACCATTGCCTGCATGGCGCGGATCATTGGCGAACTGATGAGTGAAATTCATGTGCCTTTCGGTGTGGATGTTGCTGCCGATCCTATGAAAACATATGACCTGGCAGCGGCCGTAGGCGCAGACTTTATTCGGGAGACCTTGTGCGGAGCTTATGCTGGAAATGATGGAATTTCAGATGTGCGCATGGGTGAAATTGAACGGCATCGCATCGAGGTAGGGTGCCGGGATATTCTAACCTTGGCAACGTTGGTTCCGGAAGGAGCACGTCAGCTTGCTGAACGTTCGATTGAGGAAGTAGCCAAAACAGTTACCTTCTCTTTAGCGCCAAGTGCGTTGCTGGTCTACGGTTCAACGGCGGGATCATCCATTGATGGTTCATTAGTCAGCCGGGCAAAAACGGCCACAGAGATCCCGATTTTTGCCAGCAATGGCGTCCGTGCTGATACGATTGAGGATATTCTATCGCTTGCGGACGGCTGCGTTGTCGGAACCTGGATGAAGCAGGAAGGAAAGTTCTATAATCCTGTTGACTCTAAGCGAGTGGCAGAACTGATGGGAAAAGCAAAAGCGGTTCGGGGCGATCTCTAATGCGGATCAGTCCGTCGCTGGCCTCAGCGGATCTTCTGCATATGGCAGAGGAGATAGAGTTTGCGGATCGTTATTTTAACGAAATTCATCTTGATATCGAGGATGGAGTTGTTGTTTCAGGAATAACCTTTGGCACTAAGATGTGCCGACGTATCTGTGAATACTCTCATTCCTCGGTAAAATCAATTCATCTTGAAGTATTGAATCCCATGGATTATCTGACCGAGATTCAAAGCTGCCAGCCGACGATCGTATTTATTCAGCTTTCACATCTGAAACATCCTGACAGGGTAGTTAATGCCTTCAAAAAAGCCGGATTGCGTGTCGGAATTAGTCTGAATGCTGTCGATAGAAAGAGCGAACATTTAGCTGAACTGCTGAATCTGACCGATTATTTTCTCATAGCAACAGCTTTTCCAGAGGATCCCAAACAGAAATATCAGAAAGTGATGGAAGAATTTGCACTGCAGCTTGCCGAGAATCATGAACGGAAAATATGGATTGACGGCGGCGCTACGGCTGAAATCATTCATCGGCTGTCGCATTCACCCATTGCCGCTGTGGTCGCAGGCCGGGCTGTATTTGAAGACAAAGATCAGGTAGTACGTCAATTTTGTCTGGAATAAGAAAAATTCTGTCAATAAAAGAAGGGAAAACAAATACGGTATTCTGTGGAAAACAGAGTACCGTATTTGTCATAGGGATGAATTAGGTTAGAAAGTCTGATTCTGGTCAAGAATAAGAGCGGCTAACGAAAAAGATTCTCTGTTAACGAAGAGTGAATTTTGGAATTTGAGGGATTTCATCAGGATGACTGCGGAACTGTTTGCAATTTGACTATTCCTTTGTTATAATAGAAAAGCGATAAATCTGAAAGGAGGATTAAGATGCTTGATATCTTATTGATGGTGGTGTCCGTGATTTTAATACTTCTTTCTCTGTTACAAAGTGGAAAATCAGACGGGATCAGCGGTGCTTTTACAGGGAGCGGCGGATTAAATCTGTTTGCCAATGTAAAAGAGAGAGGACCGGAGAAGATCATTTCGAATGCCACACTGGTTGTCGGAATTTTGTTCTTCGTGCTGGTCATTGTGATTAGAGTACTGAACTAACGGCCGTCAACAGCGGCCTTTTTTCATATTAATTAAAGAAATTCGAGGTGAAGTTATGGAACAAACAGACATAAAACAACAAATAGAAACAATGATTGCGGACGAGCAGTATCGGCCGTTAAGTTTAGCTCAGCTGCAGGAAACGCTGGGCTTATCAACAACTGAAGAATTCATTGCGATGAATAAAGCGGTCAATGAACTGGCCGAGCAATATGTGATCGTGTTCAGCCAGAAAGGAAATCTGATGCCAGCGAAAATGGGTGGCTATTACCGCGGCGTCCTGTCTGTGAATCGAAAGGGATTTGGCTTTCTGGATCTGGAAAATGAGAACAGCATTCATCTCACGGAGGCCAATCTGCATGGTGCGATGAATGGGGATCTGGCGATTGTAAAAAAATTACCATCCTTTTACGGCAGTGACGAAGGTGAAGTGATCCGCGTTCTGCAGCATAAAACCAATACGCTGGTGGGAACCTTTTTCAGTTCTGTGGGCAAAGGCCTGCAGCTGAAACTGGATGATGAACGGATTAAAGCCCGGCTGATCGTTAAGAACTGGCAGGCGTTTAAAATGGTCAGCGGTACCAAGGCCTTATTAAAGGTCCTGCGCTACGGCGATCCGATGGAACTGGAAATTGTTCAGCTGTTAGGACATATTGATGATCCAGGCGTCGATATCCTGTCGGTGCTGCTGGAATATGATATTGATCCGCAGTTTCCAGAGGAAGTCATGGAACAGGCGCAGAAAACTCCGGCACGGGTTACGCCGAAGGACAAAGAGGGTCGGCGCGACTGCACCGCAAAAACAATTATTACGATCGATGGTGAAGATTCCAAAGATCTTGACGATGCGGTTTGCGTGGAAAAGATAGATGGAGGATACCGGCTGGGTGTCCACATTGCGGATGTTTCTCATTATGTGCCGGAAAACAGTCCGCTGGATCTGGAAGCGCTGAAGCGCGGAACATCAACCTACGTCGTTGACCGGGTTGTGCCGATGCTTCCGCATTTATTGTCCAACGGCATCTGTTCGCTGAATCCGAAGGTGCTGCGGCTAACGCTGTCCTGCGAAATGGAGATCAGTGAAAGTGGAGAGATTCTTAACTATGAGATCTTTCCCTCCTATATTAAGACAACCGAACGGATGACTTATACCGCGGTGAATGCTATTCTGGAAGGCGAGGAAGAAACCTGCCGGAAATACAAAAAACTGGTTAATATGATCGGTCTTATGCGGGATTGTTCGCGGGCGATACGTCAGCGCCGCCATGCCGCCGGGGCGATTGATTTCGAAACACCGGAGGCGAAAATCATCCTAAATCCCCAAGGCAAGATTGAGGAAATTCAAGTACGCGAACGAAAAGAAGCGGAAATGTTGATCGAAGACTTCATGGTCTGCGCCAATGAATGCGTAGCCCGGCATTTAAAGTGGCTTGAAGTACCAGCTTTATATCGGGTTCACGAAGCCCCAGAGCCGAAAAAG belongs to Holdemania massiliensis and includes:
- the secG gene encoding preprotein translocase subunit SecG, whose translation is MLDILLMVVSVILILLSLLQSGKSDGISGAFTGSGGLNLFANVKERGPEKIISNATLVVGILFFVLVIVIRVLN
- a CDS encoding PTS transporter subunit IIC, with translation MQIINSVIQFIMDLGGAIFLPFMITILGLFFKIKFFDSFRNGLRIGAGFLGITVILEMLCNSLNPAVEFYAGMGSGFTVIDIGWEGIAAIAWSTPFALIIVPICLVLNYFLIRIRFTKTMDVDIWNYFHVILGAAMAYYIAQLGGMSAAVSIGLAMLVAIGTFVAILKMADWIAPHWQKHYNLPGTTCCNNDAFQIWAIDYAVCWILDKIPGINKINLDAKWFSDKFGSLGETSVLTFFVGILISLITRQDLSTMLTMSVTLSAAIVILPRMVSLLMEGLNPISTAARKMFKQKLGAEYDIYIGMDEALCLGDESGIQCAAIMIPIGLAVAFLPGVNFFPIASLGSMVYTTCMCSLFARGDIFKTVIASTVNCIYSYQILSWMAPLVTKLAVNTGYISNAATLVTGSSVEEFHSVILALISKLLGIW
- a CDS encoding PTS sugar transporter subunit IIA, with protein sequence MSQIFVIEGTAETWQEALRQTAQKLLEMNCVKPDFYASCAAREESFPTGLTASCPIAIPHTSKEYVLQQAVCVLRLEHPVKFRSMENVDLQVEVRYVMNLALQDDQEHIRIVSQIIRNLKDKHFIGAMDALDAESLSQFLNVKFLKEGNEKEWE
- the rnr gene encoding ribonuclease R; this encodes MEQTDIKQQIETMIADEQYRPLSLAQLQETLGLSTTEEFIAMNKAVNELAEQYVIVFSQKGNLMPAKMGGYYRGVLSVNRKGFGFLDLENENSIHLTEANLHGAMNGDLAIVKKLPSFYGSDEGEVIRVLQHKTNTLVGTFFSSVGKGLQLKLDDERIKARLIVKNWQAFKMVSGTKALLKVLRYGDPMELEIVQLLGHIDDPGVDILSVLLEYDIDPQFPEEVMEQAQKTPARVTPKDKEGRRDCTAKTIITIDGEDSKDLDDAVCVEKIDGGYRLGVHIADVSHYVPENSPLDLEALKRGTSTYVVDRVVPMLPHLLSNGICSLNPKVLRLTLSCEMEISESGEILNYEIFPSYIKTTERMTYTAVNAILEGEEETCRKYKKLVNMIGLMRDCSRAIRQRRHAAGAIDFETPEAKIILNPQGKIEEIQVRERKEAEMLIEDFMVCANECVARHLKWLEVPALYRVHEAPEPKKLRDFAKIVLLMGKRFKGSVEQIRPLQLQQLLDSFKEDPAYPVISTMMLRSMQKAKYDPRCLGHFGLALEEYTHFTSPIRRYPDLIVHRMLHKYCFGLAFDPEVMKEDELKMEEYGKQTSERERAAIEAEREVEDMKKAEYMEDQVGKIAEGVISGVTKFGFFVELENTVEGLVHVQKLTDDYYHYDPDTLSLKGERTKKIYRLGQRVKIKVTGASKLHQEIDFDLVRPRKEKREAVVPAAKKTGYRKDSSRPAESIPVKNKRRRSHRRKPKPTQA
- a CDS encoding BtpA/SgcQ family protein codes for the protein MGIKEVFKTTKPVIGMMHLMALPTDPKYDPQGGIQKVLNRARTDLQALQEGGIDAILFCNEYSIPYLSDVHPVTIACMARIIGELMSEIHVPFGVDVAADPMKTYDLAAAVGADFIRETLCGAYAGNDGISDVRMGEIERHRIEVGCRDILTLATLVPEGARQLAERSIEEVAKTVTFSLAPSALLVYGSTAGSSIDGSLVSRAKTATEIPIFASNGVRADTIEDILSLADGCVVGTWMKQEGKFYNPVDSKRVAELMGKAKAVRGDL